TAGTAGCTCTTTCATAGCGGCAATACGTTCCGGCGTTACCTGTACCGAAGCGTTAGCAAACATCATGGTGACCGGATCGCCCGGCATCGCACGAGGAATAATAAAGTTTAATGTCGCAGCAACTAATAACGCGACAAAGTAAAACGACAAACGTCTTAAAAAATAACCCATAACTCACACCTTACTCACCCAGATTTTCCCTGTTTCTGGTTTCAGGTCGCTCCTAGCGAAAACTCAAATTTAGAGCGAATAATCCCCTGACGACTGGCGCCATATTGCAAATAACTCATAGAGTGGGGGATTGAGTGGCGCACAGGAAGTGCGCCACAAGATAGAACAACTACTTATTTAACTGGTTTTAGGTCCAGTACGTGTAGTAGACGCTCTGGGATACCAGCCCAAATGTTTGGACGGCCTTTTGGATTTTCTTCGTTCCACCAACCAGTAAAGCGAGTTGTGTTGTATTGGAACATGTAAGCACCAGATAGAACAGGAACCGTTACTTGGTCCGCAGCGATGATTTGCTGGATACCGTGAGCGATGTCTAGCTGCTCATTCTTATCAGCTGTTTTGTAGAAGCTGTTTAGAAGACCATCTAGCTTGTCGTTCTTGTAGTAGTGCATTGCAAAGCGAGGCATACCATCACCAGATTGTAGTGCTGAGTTGTATGCACTGTTCCAGTATAGGTATGGATCTGCACCGTGGAAGTAGTTTGTGTAAGCTACGTCGTACGTTGCTTCAAGCATTGCTTGGTTGTACACAGAGAAATCTGGAGTACGTGCTTTTGCTTTGATGCCAACTTCAGCAAGTTGCTCTACTGCTAGCTGAACTGTGTTGTTGAAGTCAGTCCAACCATTTGGAGATTGGATTAGAAGCTCGAAAGACTTACCAGATGGCGTGTCAACGAAACCGTCTTTGTTTACATCTTTAAAGCCAGCTTTATCAAGTAGCTTTTTGGCACCTTCAACGTTGTACGTGTTGTAGCCTTTGTACTTGTCGTGAGTTTTTTCATCAGACCAAGCTTCAAATGCGTAGCCTAGACCAGATGCGAAGTCATTCACTGTACCGCCACCATAGAACGCGATGTCGATAATAGTTTGACGGTCAAGAGCCATCGAGAATGCGCGACGGAAATCTACGTTAGTTAGGGCTTCGTTCTTCGCAGCATCAGGGTGCTTGAAGTTTACCACAAATGCCTGAGTACCTGCTGGCGGGTACCAGTACTGGTGGTTAGGGCTTGCAGCCGCGTAAGTACGGTCGATGTCAGGAATGAATGAAGAAGTCCAGTCCATCTCACCGTTTACAACTTTACCTAGGAATTGGTCGTTGTTCGCAATTTGTGGAACACGTAGACAGTCAACATCTAGGTTGTCAGCATCCCAGTAATTCGGGTTAGCACACTGGATGTATAGCTGTGCAGTGAACGTGTCGATTTCAGTAAATGGACCTGAACCTACTGGATTTTCGTTAGTGAACGTCGAAGGATCTTTAACGTCTTTCCAAATGTGCTGAGGTACTACTGGTACTTTAGCAATTTCGTAAGGAACGTTTGAGTTCGCTTCTGTTAGGTTAAATTTAACTTGGTAGTCGTTTAGTTTCTCAACAGAAGATACCCAAGAGTTGATACCGCTTTGGTCTAGCTCTGGTTTCTCTTTAACTAGGTTGAAAGAGTAAACCACATCGTTAGCATCAAAAGTTTCGCCATCTGACCATTTCACGCCCTTACGAATATCGAAAGTTACGCTCTTTAGGTCGTCAGCCATTTTAAAGTTTTCTGCTAAACGAAATACTGGTGTGTTACCGTGCATTTCGTTGAATACAACTAGCGGCTCATAAAGGAAGTCAGTAGTAGTATGTAGGTTTGTTGCGCCTAGGTACGGGTTAAAGTTACGAACAAAAGTTGTAAATTCTTTAGGGTGTACCGTTAGTTCACTGCGTTCAGCTGCTGCTGCAACAGATGTGAATCCTGCTGTTGCTGTTGCAATAATTGCTGTTGCTAGTGCTGTTTTTTTAATGTTGGCAAGCATAGCTGTTCCTTACTATTTGCTTTCATTTCACTTATATGGATGGAATGTCATCAATTGATAAACACTCACTAAGGCCTACCTCTCCGTGTGAACATCTTCCGGAGGAGGTCGAAGTTCGAGAGTGGCCTGTAGGCCTTAGGCACAGTAAGAAAACACCTTAACGTTAATTTTCGCAATTGCTATTCCCGTTAAAACCGTTAAAACCCCACTTAACATCGTTAATTCCGTTGAAAAGTTTGCTTTCGCTGTTTTTTTGTTCGTAAATTGCACTTTGAACTGAGTCGCATAACATCCTACCTTGAAATTAATTTGTTAGTGGTTACTTACTTGTAATTTGTTTGCCTGTAGGGTGTTTTAGGTCTGTTGATAATCTTGAGATCTTGGTCACTGGTGTCAGTTAGTGTTAATTTACGAGCTTAAATAAAAACTGCCGTCTTGTTGTGATTGCCTTCGCAATATGAACTCTTTTTATCCAGTGACAGTGCGTTTGGCCAATTTTAGATGCGCTTTGGCGGTTTTTATCAAGGTGGTTGTTGACGTTAATCGGTGTTGTTTTACGTAGCGTAATAACTCATCGTGGCGGTTATCGTGTCGATTTTTAACCAATAAAAAAGCCTGCACATGGCAGGCTTTGTCTATCGTTTAAGCTTAGCTTAACTGGTCAGTAAATGCTGCAGTTTATCGCGTAGCGCTTCAATATGGCTGCGCTCAGGGCTTTGTTCGTTGCAGTGCTCTAAGATGTAATCGAGAGAGCTTAAGACCGTTCTCCAGCGTGGCGTCTTAGGCAGCGTTTCAGGACGTAGATATTTATCGAGTGTACGAGTCTGTAAGGTGCTGCGGTCAAGGTAGACACGCCATAAACCGCTCTGCTCTGCGAAAGCGAACTTGGTTTGCCCTGTGACTGATTCCCAATAGTTTAGTGCACTTGTCATCGCGTCAACTAGGACCTCACGCATTATGTCTTGCTTAGACTTACTATCACTTGCGACGCGGTCCGCCAGGCGGGTAAATTCGCCCCCTAGCTCTTTTAGTTCTTGAAGCTTGGCTTTATCTCCTTCAAAGGCAAAGCTAGAAAGCGCCTCAATTGCGGTCTCTAAATTATTAATACGAGATGCATTTATGCTACCGCCAACATTAAATATGTACATTGACTTCAAGCCAGCACCTTCTGGGAGCTTGAGAATGTCGGCTGATAGGTGCTGTCTGACATCTTCCACGTAAATATCAATAATGCCACAGTAATGTTCTTGTACGACATTTAGGAATTTAGGGGCGATCAGTTCGTCAGCATTGGAGCGTTTCAGTTGTTCCGTTGAACGTTTAAATAGTCGCGAAGCGGCCTCATTAGCAAAGCGAATCTTATTGTCATCT
Above is a window of Vibrio orientalis CIP 102891 = ATCC 33934 DNA encoding:
- a CDS encoding ABC transporter substrate-binding protein — its product is MLANIKKTALATAIIATATAGFTSVAAAAERSELTVHPKEFTTFVRNFNPYLGATNLHTTTDFLYEPLVVFNEMHGNTPVFRLAENFKMADDLKSVTFDIRKGVKWSDGETFDANDVVYSFNLVKEKPELDQSGINSWVSSVEKLNDYQVKFNLTEANSNVPYEIAKVPVVPQHIWKDVKDPSTFTNENPVGSGPFTEIDTFTAQLYIQCANPNYWDADNLDVDCLRVPQIANNDQFLGKVVNGEMDWTSSFIPDIDRTYAAASPNHQYWYPPAGTQAFVVNFKHPDAAKNEALTNVDFRRAFSMALDRQTIIDIAFYGGGTVNDFASGLGYAFEAWSDEKTHDKYKGYNTYNVEGAKKLLDKAGFKDVNKDGFVDTPSGKSFELLIQSPNGWTDFNNTVQLAVEQLAEVGIKAKARTPDFSVYNQAMLEATYDVAYTNYFHGADPYLYWNSAYNSALQSGDGMPRFAMHYYKNDKLDGLLNSFYKTADKNEQLDIAHGIQQIIAADQVTVPVLSGAYMFQYNTTRFTGWWNEENPKGRPNIWAGIPERLLHVLDLKPVK